AGCCCGCCGAGCGCGACGGGATCGACCGCGTCGACGGTGCGGCTCAGCTCGTCCAGCACGGTGCGGGCGCGTTCCCGGATCTCAGACATGCGTCTCGTGCCCGCCGATCGTGCCTCGCGCGGCGACGAGCAGCCGGTCCGCCCGCCGCTGCTCGTCACGACTGGTGAACCTGGCGTGCAGGGCCGCGGTCAGCACAGGGGTCGCGACCCCGAGCCGGATCGCCTCCTCCGCGGTCCAGCGGCCCATACCCGAGTCCGCGACAGCAGTGCCGACGCCGGTGAGCGCGGGATCGCCGGACAAGGCTTCGACCGTCTGCTCCAACAGGAACGACCGGGCGGAGCACCCCGCCTGCCACACGCGCATCGCGGTCAGAGCGTCCAGCCCGTCCCGCGCGGACAGCATCGCGAAACCTTCCGCGTACGCCTGGAGCAAGCCGTACTCGACCGCGTTGTGCACGGCCTTCACGAAGTGACCCGCTCCGTGCTCACCGACCCTGGCCACCGCGCCGGGCGCGGCGAGGGACGTGAGCACGGGCATCAGCCGCTCGACGTCGTCGGGCGCACCACCGGCGGTCAGCCCGTAGCCGTGCCGCCAACCCTGCCGCCCGCCGCTGACGCCGACGTCGACGAACTGCACGCCGCGCGCACCGAACCGGTCCGCCCGCGTGGTGGCGTCACGCCAGTCGCTGTTGCCGCCGTCAGCCACCAGGTCGCCCGGCTCCAGCAGTTCGGCGAGTTCGTCCAGCACTGCTTCCGTCGCCGCACCCGCCTGCACCATGACCCACACCGCGCGCGGCGGGGTCAGCAGGTCGACCAGCGCTGCGATGGAGCCGGCCACCCGGACTCCCGCCTGGCGGCTCGCCGCCGCCGCGTCGGGCGCGGTGTCGGTGCCCACCACGTCGTGGCCCGCCTTGACCAGCCGAGCCGCCATGGGCCCGCCCATGCGTCCCAATCCGACCAATCCCAGCTGCACGTCGGCCCTCCTGCTCGGGTGGATTGACTTTTCGTCCTCGATCTCGATCCAATATGGATCCAGCTGACATCGCGTGGGAGAGCCAATTCTCGTCGTATTGGTCTGGGGCTGATGAACGTTCATGACGCGCTCGGGGAGTGGTCGATCCGGCCCGGCCCGATCTACGCCCGCCTCGCCGCCGCTCTGCGGGACGCCATCGAGAACGGCGACATCGCACCCGGCACGGTGTTGCCGCCCGAGCGGTCGCTGGCCGCGCGGCTGGCCATCGGCCGGAGCACGGTCGTGCAGGCTTACGGTCGGCTGCGCGAGGAACAACTCGTGGTCAGCAGGCAGGGCAGCGGCACGTGGGTGGCGGGCGCGCGGCGAACCGCGGCCACCAAGCGACCTGCCGCCTCGCTGCGCCTTGCCGCGCTGCGGGACCCGGAGGTGCCGGTCGACCTGGCCACCGCGGCCCTGCCCGCGCACGCCCGCGTCCGCCAACTGATCGCCGACCTGGGCCGGAGCGACGACGACTGCACCGCTCTGCTCGACGGCCCCGGTTACCTGCCCGCCGGACTGCCCGCGTTGCGCAGTTCGCTCGCCGAGCGGCTGACAGCTGACGGGCTGGCGACGATCCCCGAGCAGATCCTCGTCACCACCGGGGACCAACAGGCGCTGTCGTTGCTCGCGACCCATGCGCTGCAGGCCGGGGACACCGTGGTCGTGGAGAGCCCGACGAGTCCGGGAATGCTCGACGTCCTGCACGGCCTGCCGGTGACCGTGCGCAGCTCGCGGCCGGTCACCGACGAGGGCAGTGACCTGCTGGACGTGCTCGATCGCTGTCGGCCTCGGCTGGCCTACCTGATGCCGACACTGGGGCCGCACGGGCGGATGCTGGACCACGCCTCCCGCGGCGTGCTGGCCCGCAAGCTCGCCGAGCGGGACGTGCTCGTCATCGACGACGCGAGCCAAGCCGGGCTGGCGTTCGAGCCCGCGCCGCCCCTCGCCGCGTTCGTCTCCGCGGACAACCTGATCACCGTCGGCTCGATGACCAAGCTGCACTGGGGTGGTCTGCGGATCGGCTGGATCCGTGGCCCGGCACCGCTGATCGCCGCCCTCGCCCGCGCGAAGGCACGCGTGGACCTGGGCACTCCGGTACTCGACCAGCTCATCGCGGTGCGGTTGCTGTGCGTCGAGGACAACGTCCGCGCCGTCCGGGTGGCGTGGCTGCGCGACCGCCTGGACCACGCGAGCACGGTGGTGCGCGCCGCCCTGCCCGAGTTCTCCTTCGCCCCGCCCGATGGCGGGATGAACCTGTGGCTGCGGTTGCCTGCGGGAACGGCCACCGCGTTCAGCGAGGTGGCGACCAGGTTCGGCGTCGCGGTCGTGCCCGGCTCCGCGCTGTCCGCCCAGGGCATCGCCGACGACCACGTCCGGGTCGTCTACGCCCGGCCGCGAGAGGTGTTCGAGGAGGGTGTGCGTCGCCTGGCCGCCGCCTGGCAGCGCTACCGCACCATGCCGCCCGACACCGCACCGGTGCTGCTGTGAACGGCGCCATCGGCATCGACCTCGGTGCGACCCACATCCGCGCGGCGATCGTCCTGCCGGACGGAGAACTCATCGGCGCGCTGCGGCGAGTCCTGCCCGCCGACCCGTCCACCCGGCGCCGGGCGGCGACCGACGTCGCGGGCGAGCTGCTGGCACGCCATCCCGGCCACCCGGTCGACGCAGTCGGTCTCGCCGTCGCCGGAACCGTGGACGGCGGCGTGCTGACCTGGTCGGCGAACCTGGGGCTGGACGCGGTCGACTTCGGCGCTGAGCTGCGCGCGAGCACCGGGCGACCCACCGCGGTCCTCAACGACGCCCGGGCCGCCGCGCTCGCGGAAGCTCGCATGGGCGCGGGAGCAGGCGCGGCCACCGTGCTCATGGTGACGGTGGGGACCGGCATCGGCGGCGGACTGGTCATCGACGGCAACGTGCACACCGGTACCGCGCACGCGGGGGAGATCGGCCACCTCGTGCTCGACCCCGACGGACCACCATGCCGTTGCGGTCACCACGGCTGCTGGGAACGACTGGCGGGCGGTGTCGCGCTCGACGCCACCGCGGCGGAACTCCTGCCGGACGGGAAGAGCGGCGCAGTGGCGCTCGCCGCCGCAGCGTCGCGTGGCGACACCACCGCCTTGGCGGCGATCCAGCGGCACGCCAGGGAGTTCGCCCGAGGACTGGACAGCCTCTGCGCGGTCCTCGCTCCCCACGCGCTCGTGCTCGGCGGCGGCATCATCGCCCGCCCGGGGCCCGTCCGCGACGCCTACCTGGCCGCCACCGGCACGTTGCGCTGGCACCGCGGCATGATCCGCACGGCGGTCCTCGGCGACGACGCGGGATTGCTCGGTGCCGCGCTGGCCGCGTCCAATGCGTCCTGATTGGCTCTGGCCCCGATCGGCGACCGCGGGTTGCCTTGGAGCATGCGCGAGAACCGGTGGTGGCTGGACGCCGTTGGCTACCAGGTCTACCTCCCGTCCTTTCAGGACAGTGACGGCGACGGCTGGGGCGATCTGCCCGGCGTGCTCAGCAGGCTGGACTATCTGAGCGAGCTCGGCGTGACGCTGGTGTGGCTCAGCCCCTTCCACCCCTCGCCGATGCGCGACCACGGCTACGACGTCGCGGACTACGTCGGGGTGGACCCGCGCTACGGCCGACTGTCCGATGTGGACGATCTGGTCGCGGCGGCGCACGATCGCGGCATGCGGGTCATCGCCGACCTCGTGGTCAACCACACCAGCAGCGCCCACCCGTGGTTCGCCGCCGCCCGCCGCTCGCGCACCGATCCGCACCGCGACCACTACATCTGGCGGGATCCCGCCCCGGACGGCGGCCCGCCCAACAACTGGCTGTCGCACTTCGGCGGCCCGGCGTGGACCTTCGACGCGGCCACCGGGCAGTACTACCTGCACCTGTTCACCGCGCACCAGCCGGACCTGAACTGGGCCAACCCGGCGGTGGCCGAGGAGGTCGA
The window above is part of the Allokutzneria albata genome. Proteins encoded here:
- a CDS encoding NADP-dependent phosphogluconate dehydrogenase; amino-acid sequence: MQLGLVGLGRMGGPMAARLVKAGHDVVGTDTAPDAAAASRQAGVRVAGSIAALVDLLTPPRAVWVMVQAGAATEAVLDELAELLEPGDLVADGGNSDWRDATTRADRFGARGVQFVDVGVSGGRQGWRHGYGLTAGGAPDDVERLMPVLTSLAAPGAVARVGEHGAGHFVKAVHNAVEYGLLQAYAEGFAMLSARDGLDALTAMRVWQAGCSARSFLLEQTVEALSGDPALTGVGTAVADSGMGRWTAEEAIRLGVATPVLTAALHARFTSRDEQRRADRLLVAARGTIGGHETHV
- a CDS encoding aminotransferase-like domain-containing protein, whose product is MNVHDALGEWSIRPGPIYARLAAALRDAIENGDIAPGTVLPPERSLAARLAIGRSTVVQAYGRLREEQLVVSRQGSGTWVAGARRTAATKRPAASLRLAALRDPEVPVDLATAALPAHARVRQLIADLGRSDDDCTALLDGPGYLPAGLPALRSSLAERLTADGLATIPEQILVTTGDQQALSLLATHALQAGDTVVVESPTSPGMLDVLHGLPVTVRSSRPVTDEGSDLLDVLDRCRPRLAYLMPTLGPHGRMLDHASRGVLARKLAERDVLVIDDASQAGLAFEPAPPLAAFVSADNLITVGSMTKLHWGGLRIGWIRGPAPLIAALARAKARVDLGTPVLDQLIAVRLLCVEDNVRAVRVAWLRDRLDHASTVVRAALPEFSFAPPDGGMNLWLRLPAGTATAFSEVATRFGVAVVPGSALSAQGIADDHVRVVYARPREVFEEGVRRLAAAWQRYRTMPPDTAPVLL
- a CDS encoding ROK family protein gives rise to the protein MNGAIGIDLGATHIRAAIVLPDGELIGALRRVLPADPSTRRRAATDVAGELLARHPGHPVDAVGLAVAGTVDGGVLTWSANLGLDAVDFGAELRASTGRPTAVLNDARAAALAEARMGAGAGAATVLMVTVGTGIGGGLVIDGNVHTGTAHAGEIGHLVLDPDGPPCRCGHHGCWERLAGGVALDATAAELLPDGKSGAVALAAAASRGDTTALAAIQRHAREFARGLDSLCAVLAPHALVLGGGIIARPGPVRDAYLAATGTLRWHRGMIRTAVLGDDAGLLGAALAASNAS